A stretch of Gossypium hirsutum isolate 1008001.06 chromosome A06, Gossypium_hirsutum_v2.1, whole genome shotgun sequence DNA encodes these proteins:
- the LOC107960164 gene encoding uncharacterized protein, with amino-acid sequence MVSDQEIARGVENLLRQSDPSVATTLNGVVQQLEAKLGLDLSHKAGFIRGQINLLLRPPQTQAQPPPKDHFNLQHHPQFTSHHHHSQFPPHFALQHHSQFPSHELNFRQPHPPLTAQPPPQLQPQLQQHHPHHRQHHHHQQQPQQLQQPQPVVSKAEVFTQNAATIATTEVPKESAPVGPKRRGGSGGLNKVCSVSPALQAIVGEPALPRTEIVKQLWAYIRKNSLQDPSNKRKIICDDALRVVFETDCTDMFKMNKLLAKHITPLDPSKESSQTRKGKVKVESTTEGVEPGPKPVIISEALAKFLGTGGREMLATEAENRVWEYIKANHLEDPSNSMVVLCDANLRELLGCESISVVGVRETLLRHHLFKQS; translated from the exons ATGGTGTCGGACCAAGAAATAGCAAGAGGTGTGGAGAACTTACTCCGGCAATCGGACCCTAGCGTTGCCACCACcttaaacggcgtcgttcaaCAGCTTGAAGCCAAGTTAGGTCTTGACCTTTCTCATAAAGCTGGTTTCATTAGGGGCCAGATCAACCTCCTCCTCCGTCCACCACAAACCCAAGCTCAGCCACCTCCAAAAGACCATTTTAACCTCCAACACCACCCTCAATTCACTTCCCATCATCATCATTCCCAATTTCCTCCCCATTTTGCCCTTCAACATCACTCACAATTCCCTTCTCATGAACTCAACTTCCGTCAACCACATCCTCCTCTCACAGCTCAACCACCGCCGCAGCTTCAGCCACAATTGCAGCAGCACCACCCCCACCACCGCCAGCACCATCACCACCAGCAGCAACCTCAACAGCTACAGCAGCCTCAGCCGGTTGTCTCCAAAGCCGAAGTTTTCACTCAAAATGCCGCTACCATTGCCACTACTGAAGTCCCTAAAGAAAG TGCTCCAGTTGGACCTAAAAGAAGAGGTGGATCAGGGGGTTTGAACAAAGTGTGTAGTGTTTCACCGGCACTTCAAGCCATTGTCGGTGAGCCAGCTTTGCCGAGGACTGAG ATTGTCAAGCAGCTATGGGCATATATAAGGAAAAACAGCCTGCAAGATCCGAGTAACAAGAGAAAGATCATTTGCGATGATGCCTTACGTGTGGTGTTTGAGACAGACTGCACTGATATGTTCAAGATGAACAAGCTGCTGGCAAAACATATTACCCCCCTCGATCCTTCAA AGGAATCAAGTCAAACTAGAAAAGGGAAGGTAAAAGTCGAGTCCACCACTGAAGGTGTTGAACCAGGGCCCAAACCTGTAATAATATCCGAGGCGCTTGCCAAGTTTTTGGGTACTGGAGGAAGAGAAATGCTAGCAACCGAGGCAGAAAATCGTGTTTGGGAGTACATAAAGGCTAATCATTTGGAG GATCCGTCGAATTCAATGGTGGTACTGTGTGATGCCAATCTTCGTGAACTTCTTGGATGCGAAAGCATATCGGTGGTGGGCGTACGGGAGACGCTACTACGACATCATTTATTTAAGCAGTCTTGA